A single region of the Nicotiana sylvestris chromosome 6, ASM39365v2, whole genome shotgun sequence genome encodes:
- the LOC138870447 gene encoding uncharacterized protein, translated as MMSDPSTRKSDTLCEFYQERGHKIEDCIALRLEVSNLLHQGHLKELLSDKGMNTLARDRECPGPPKPPSPAHTINMIIGGSDDASINIITFTITNKLKRFILHERYDGLEESIVFNESDTDNLTSPHNDALVITL; from the coding sequence ATGATGTCTGACCCAAGCACCAGGAAATCTGACACCCTATGTGAGTTCTACCAAGAACGTGGACACAAAATAGAAGATTGCATCGCTCTAAGACTAGAAGTATCAAACTTGCTACATCAAGGGCATCTCAAGGAACTACTCAGCGACAAAGGCATGAACACTTTAGCGAGGGATCGAGAATGCCCAGGACCACCAAAGCCGCCTTCTCCAGCTCACACCATCAACATGATTATTGGTGGTAGTGACGACGCCTCTATCAACATCATCACATTCACCATCACCAACAAGCTCAAAAGATTTATCCTCCATGAACGGTATGACGGACTCGAAGAAAGTATTGTTTTCAATGAGTCAGATACTGACAATTTGACTTcccctcacaatgatgcacttgTCATTACTTTATAA
- the LOC138870448 gene encoding uncharacterized protein, producing MDAIIWNVKSVNTMQAFERLITMHRKHHFEFIGILEPMQQSHKMERYRARIGRAQAVVNVSNKIWAFIDEIFEVTILYNLTQQLTLRLTHSETHVELILTLVYAKCERTERIELWDSLYAMASNMTVPWLVGGDFNVIWDEEEKFGGLPVSLIEVDDFKHCINTCNLTDLGFKGSIFTWWNGRSEEGYIFKRLDRCLGNNELQQTFPGLEITHLSKIGSDHCPMLLKCDKETPPIKKSFRFLNFWTKHKTFKDVVKENWNVDFSANPFRIFNYKLKKLKQALSTWSRATYGDIFQKIASLEKVVLVHERQFEVNPTQMNRQRLQQVQAEMIKYLALEEEFWRQKAGMLWFKDGDKNTTFFHAQVNGRRKRLKLSRI from the coding sequence aTGGATGCCATTATATGGAATGTCAAGTCAGTAAACACGATGCAAGCATTTGAAAGGCTGATTACAATGCACAGAAAACATCATTTTGAGTTCATAGGAATCCTTGAGCCCATGCAACAGTCTCACAAAATGGAGAGGTATAGAGCAAGAATTGGTCGGGCACAGGCTGTGGTGAATGTGTCAAACAAGATTTGGGCATTTATTGATGAAATTTTTGAGGTTACTATTTTATATAACTTGACTCAACAGTTGACTTTGAGATTAACGCACTCTGAAACACATGTTGAGCTAATCCTTACACTAGTCTATGCCAAATGTGAACGCACCGAAAGAATAGAACTGTGGGATTCATTGTATGCAATGGCATCAAATATGACAGTACCTTGGTTAGTCGGAGGCGACTTTAATGTGATATGGGATGAGGAAGAGAAATTTGGGGGATTGCCAGTTTCTCTCATTGAAGTAGACGACTTCAAGCACTGCATCAACACCTGCAACTTGACAGACTTGGGTTTTAAAGGAagcatatttacatggtggaatggaagATCAGAGGAGGGCTACATTTTTAAAAGATTGGACAGATGTCTTGGCAATAATGAATTACAACAGACCTTTCCTGGATTAGAGATAACTCACCTATCCAAAATTGGGTCTGACCATTGCCCAATGCTGTTGAAATGTGATAAAGAAACTCCTCCAATTAAGAAGTCATTCAGATTTCTTAACTTCTGGACAAAGCATAAAACATTCAAAGATGTTGTAAAGGAGAATTGGAATGTTGATTTTAGTGCTAACCCTTTTCGCATTTTTAACTACaagttaaagaagcttaaacaAGCACTATCTACCTGGAGCAGAGCTACATATGGGGATATATTCCAGAAGATTGCAAGCCTTGAGAAGGTGGTCTTGGTCCATGAAAGACAATTTGAAGTCAATCCTACACAGATGAATAGACAAAGATTACAACAAGTCCAAGCTGAAATGATTAAATATCTGGCATTAGAAGAAGAATTCTGGAGACAAAAAGCTGGCATGTTATGGTTCAAAGATGGCGATAAAAACACTACATTCTTCCATGCTCAAGTTAATGGGAGAAGGAAGAGACTGAAATTATCAAGGATCTAG